AGCGTGCTCTGCGTGCCTGGTGTGACGGGGAAGTCGCTCCGGGCCGGCCCCGGCGGTGGGGAAGCCGCCGGGGCCCACAGTCCCGATCGACGGGACGCGACGAGGGGAAGAGTTGTGGGCAGGATCAATTCGGGCCGGACGGCGGCCATCGCGGCGCTGGTCGCCCTGGCGATCGGTGGGGCGACCCTGCCCGCCATGGCTGACCCGGACGACGCCCCTTCGCAGGAGCAGGTCGACGCAGCTCGCCGGGCCGTTGACGCCAAGGCGCACTCGGTCGAAGGCATCCAGGCGGCCCTCGCGGCGGCGAACGACCGGGTCGAAGCCGCGCAGACGGACGCCGCGATTGCTGGTGAGGCCTACAACGGCGCCGTGTGGCACCTCGAGACCGCTCAGGCCGCCGCGACGAAGGCCGAGGCCGAGTCCGCGAAGGCCGAGCAGAAGCTCTCCGGCCACAAGGTCGCTTACACCGACCTGATCGCCAACACCTACGAGGAGCAGCCGCAGCTTCACGCGCTGAGCGCCCTCACCACGCAGGCCGGCGTCCAGGACGTCATCGACGCGGCCAGCACGACGTACCAGCTCTCGACCGCGATGGATGACATCCAGGTCGGGTACAAGAAGGCCGCCGCTGCAGCCGACAAGGCGAGCGACCGCGCCGAGGCAGCCCGTGCCGAGGCCGCGGCTCGCGCCACGGAAGCCAAGGCGGCACACGACCGAGCCCAGTCCGCGGCCGACTACGCCGCTGCCGAGGCGAGCCGGGTCGACCAGCAGCGCACCAGGATGGTCGCCGAGCTGGCCCAGCTCCAGAACATCTCCGTCGACCTTGCCTCACGTCGCCAGGCGGCGATCGAGGAGGCACGCCGCGAGGCCGCCGCAGCTGCTGCTGCCAAGGCGGCCCAGGCTGCTCAGGCAGCAGCCGACAAGGCCGCTGCTGCCGCTGCCGCCGAGGCCGCGAAGAAGGCAGCCCAGCAGGCCGAGCAGGCGGACCAGAACGATGAGCCTTCGGCCCCTGCCCCCGAGCCGGCTCCGTCGCAGCCCGACCCGACCCCGCCCGCCCCGGGTGGTGGAGCGCAAGCGGCCATCGCCTACGCGAAGGCGCAGCTCGGTGAGCCGTACCTGTGGGCTGCGGACGGCCCCGACAGCTGGGACTGCTCCGGCCTGACGATGAAGGCCTGGGGCGCCGGCGGCAAGTACCTCCCGCACTACTCGGTCGCGCAGTACGACCAGTCGACGCCGATCTCGCTGTCCCAGATCGCTCCGGGCGACCTGCTCTTCTGGAGCAGCAACGGCCGGGCGTCGGGGATCCACCACGTCGCGCTCTACATGGGCGGCGGGCAGTACATCCACGCGCCGCGCGCCGGGAAGAACGTCGAGATCAAGTCGCTCTCGTACTGGTACCCGACGATGGCCGCTCGACCCTGATCCTCGGCCTTGGCGGCTGACCGCGACTGACCGCTGCTGGGCCGTGCGGCGACGGGCGCATGGCTAGGGTGGCGCACATGGCACCCGATGAGAACGGCTACGTGCAGCCCGTCGTCAACGTCCCCGCCCTCACCCGTCTCCTCGACGGCGAGCACGCCATCGTCCGGGACCGGGTGCGTGGCGCGCTCATCGAGCACTCCGGACTGTTGGCCGAGGCCGACGAGCTCTCGAAGGACGCCTATCGCGACCGCGTGCTCGAGGTCGTCCGTGCCACGGCGGAGGACGGGCTCACGTCGTACCACGTGCCGAAGGAGTACGGCGGCTCCGGCGACTTCGGTGCGGCCGTCGCCGCGTTCGAGACGACTGCGTTCGGCGACCTCTCGGCCCTCGTGAAGACGGGCGTGCAGTTCGGTCTCTTCGGCGGCGCGATCCTCAACCTGGGCACGCAGCCGCACCATGACGCCTGGCTGGCCGACATGGCGGCCGCCCGCCTGCTCGGCTGCTTCGCGATGACCGAGACCGGTCACGGCTCCAACGTCCAGGAGCTCGGAACCACGGCGACGTACGACGCGACGACGCAGGAGTTCATCATCTCGACGCCCGATGACTCGGCGCGCAAGGACTACATCGGCAACGCGGCCCGGCACGCCGAGCTGGCGACGGTCTTCGCGCAGCTCATCGTCACCAGCCCCGATGGTCAGCCACAGAACCACGGCGTGCACTGCCTCGTCGTGCCGATCCGGGCAAAGGGCAAGGTGCTGCCCGGCGTACGCATCGAGGACTGTGGCCCGAAGATGGGCCTCAACGGCGTCGACAACGGGCGTATCTGGTTCGACGACGTGCGAGTGCCGCGCACCAACCTGCTCAACCGGTTCGCCGACGTGTCCGAGGACGGCGTCTACTCGAGCGAGATCGAGAACCCCAACCGGCGCTTCTTCACGATGCTCGGCACCCTCGTCATGGGCCGGGTCTGCGTCGGCGGCGCCGGGATCAGCGCCAGCAAGGTCGCGCTGACGATCGCGACCCGCTACGCGACGAAGCGACGCCAGTTCTCCACCAGCGAGGGCGAGCCCGAGCAGTTGCTCCTCGACTACGGCATGCACCAGCGCCGACTCTTCCCGCTGCTCGCGCGGACCTATGCACTCCACTTCGCGCAGGACTCACTGCGCCAGCGCTTCGACGACGTCTTCTCCGGGCGTGCCGACGACGAGCGCACGCGCCGGGGGCTGGAGTCACGCGCGGCCGGCATCAAGGCGCTCGGCACCTGGCACGCGACCCGCACGATCCAGGAGTGCCGCGAAGCGTGTGGCGGCGCGGGCTATCTGGCCGCCAACCGCTTCACTGCGCTCAAGGCCGACACCGATGTCTTCACCACCTTC
This genomic interval from Nocardioides cavernaquae contains the following:
- a CDS encoding acyl-CoA dehydrogenase translates to MAPDENGYVQPVVNVPALTRLLDGEHAIVRDRVRGALIEHSGLLAEADELSKDAYRDRVLEVVRATAEDGLTSYHVPKEYGGSGDFGAAVAAFETTAFGDLSALVKTGVQFGLFGGAILNLGTQPHHDAWLADMAAARLLGCFAMTETGHGSNVQELGTTATYDATTQEFIISTPDDSARKDYIGNAARHAELATVFAQLIVTSPDGQPQNHGVHCLVVPIRAKGKVLPGVRIEDCGPKMGLNGVDNGRIWFDDVRVPRTNLLNRFADVSEDGVYSSEIENPNRRFFTMLGTLVMGRVCVGGAGISASKVALTIATRYATKRRQFSTSEGEPEQLLLDYGMHQRRLFPLLARTYALHFAQDSLRQRFDDVFSGRADDERTRRGLESRAAGIKALGTWHATRTIQECREACGGAGYLAANRFTALKADTDVFTTFEGDNHVLLQLVAKGLLTDYSSEFSDMDQFELVKFVAGMAVEQVVERTMAHKLLERLKDVLPGGDDSWDQEAGLLSPAYQLSMLRFREEHMLAGVAKRLKRGIDSGMPSGEVFSRVQDHVIAVANAHVERLILDAFVGRFAAMPQGDNRVALGLLCDLFALTTIEADRAWFMEHNRLTTNRSKAISREINDLCRKLRPIAVDLVDAFGIPEELLRSEALLR
- a CDS encoding C40 family peptidase, with the translated sequence MGRINSGRTAAIAALVALAIGGATLPAMADPDDAPSQEQVDAARRAVDAKAHSVEGIQAALAAANDRVEAAQTDAAIAGEAYNGAVWHLETAQAAATKAEAESAKAEQKLSGHKVAYTDLIANTYEEQPQLHALSALTTQAGVQDVIDAASTTYQLSTAMDDIQVGYKKAAAAADKASDRAEAARAEAAARATEAKAAHDRAQSAADYAAAEASRVDQQRTRMVAELAQLQNISVDLASRRQAAIEEARREAAAAAAAKAAQAAQAAADKAAAAAAAEAAKKAAQQAEQADQNDEPSAPAPEPAPSQPDPTPPAPGGGAQAAIAYAKAQLGEPYLWAADGPDSWDCSGLTMKAWGAGGKYLPHYSVAQYDQSTPISLSQIAPGDLLFWSSNGRASGIHHVALYMGGGQYIHAPRAGKNVEIKSLSYWYPTMAARP